The following are from one region of the Acomys russatus chromosome 32, mAcoRus1.1, whole genome shotgun sequence genome:
- the Lztfl1 gene encoding leucine zipper transcription factor-like protein 1 yields MVLLLLISENREHDAGGVTKAELGLNEHHQNEVINYMRFARSKRGLRLKTVDSCFQDLKESRLVEEPFTLDEVSEVLNGLQAVVHSEVESELINTAYTNVLLLRQLFSQAEKWYLKLQTDISELENRELLEQVAEFEKAEITSSNKKPMIDITKPKLVPINEGGTTELLNQEILRLQEENEKLKSRLKTIEIQAIHALDEKSKLERALQDLQLDQGNQQDFIKAQDLDDLENTVAALRSEFQKTLNDKTENQKSLEENLAAAKHDLLRVQEQLSMAEKELEKKFQQTAAYRNMKEILTKKNDQIKDLRKRLAK; encoded by the exons ATGGTCCTGCTACTCTTGATTTCAGAAAACAGAGAACACGATGCTGGTGGTGTCACAAAG GCAGAGTTGGGCCTAAATGAGCATCATCAAAACGAAGTCATTAATTACATGCGGTTTGCTCGTTCAAAAAGAGGCCTGAGACTTAAAACGGTAGACTCCTGCTTTCAAGACCTCAAGGAGAGCAG GCTGGTGGAGGAGCCATTCACCCTGGATGAGGTTTCAGAAGTCCTGAATGGGCTGCAGGCTGTGGTGCACAGTGAGGTGGAGTCCGAGCTCATCAACACAGCCTACACCAACGTCCTGCTCCTGCGGCAGCTCTTCTCCCAAGCTGAGAAGTGGTACCTAAAGCTACAGACAGACATCTCTGAGCTTGAAAACAG AGAATTATTAGAACAAGTTGCTGAATTTGAAAAGGCAGAAATTACATCTTCGAATAAAAAG CCCATGATAGATATCACAAAGCCGAAACTTGTTCCAATTAATGAAGGAGGAACAACAGAACTGCTAAACCAG GAAATTTTAAGACTTCAAGAAGAGAATGAGAAATTAAAGTCAAGGCTGAAAACCATTGAAATACAG GCTATACATGCTCTGGATGAGAAGTCAAAGTTGGAAAGAGCACTTCAAGATTTACAGCTTGACCAAGGAAATCAACAG gaTTTTATAAAGGCCCAAGACTTGGATGACTTGGAAAACACAGTTGCAGCTCTTCGGAGTGAATTTCAGAAGACACTTAATGACAAGACAGAAAACCAGAAGTCTTTGGAGGAGAACCTAGCAGCAGCCAAACATGACCTGCTCAGAGTCCAGGAGCAGCTGAGCATGGCTGAGAAG GAGTTAGAGAAGAAATTTCAACAAACGGCAGCCTATCGAAATATGAAAGAGATTCTCACCAAAAAGAATGACCAAATCAAAGACCTACGAAAAAGACTGGCAAAGTAA
- the LOC127184434 gene encoding 40S ribosomal protein S8-like: MGISRDNWHKRRKTGGKIGPRRTHTVRVRGGTKKYRALRLDVGNFSWGSECCTRKTRIIDVVYNASSNELVRTKTLVKTCIVLTDSTPSRQWYESHCALSRGHKKGAKLTPEEEEILNKRRSKKIQKKYDERKKNAKISSLLEEQFQQGKLLACIASRPGQCGRADGYVLEGEELEFYLRKIKARKGK; encoded by the coding sequence ATGGGCATCTCTCGGGACAACTGGCACAAGCGCCGCAAGACCGGGGGTAAGATTGGCCCTCGTCGCACACACACGGTCCGAGTTCGAGGAGGCACTAAGAAGTACCGTGCCCTGAGACTGGATGTGGGGAACTTCTCCTGGGGCTCTGAGTGCTGTACTCGGAAAACAAGGATCATTGATGTGGTCTACAACGCATCCAGTAACGAGCTTGTGCGCACCAAGACCCTGGTGAAGACCTGCATCGTGCTCACTGACAGCACCCCGAGCCGACAGTGGTACGAGTCCCACTGCGCACTATCCCGGGGCCACAAGAAGGGGGCCAAGCTGactcctgaggaggaagagattttaaacaaaagacgatcaaagaaaattcagaagaaataCGATGAGAGGAAAAAGAACGCCAAAATCAGCAgccttctggaggagcagttccAGCAGGGCAAGCTTCTTGCCTGTATCGCCTCAAGACCAGGCCAGTGCGGCAGAGCGGACGGCTATGTGCTAGAGGGCGAGGAGCTGGAGTTCTACCTGAGGAAGATCAAAGCCCGGAAAGGCAAATAA